In a genomic window of Oncorhynchus keta strain PuntledgeMale-10-30-2019 chromosome 26, Oket_V2, whole genome shotgun sequence:
- the LOC118358736 gene encoding forkhead box protein G1-like, with amino-acid sequence MEDRSSCNNDRERLGIRFTIDYLLYNKDSKCMREEQNIPAVEQTPHSLLEGQSPDILSVRKIIKPGSPEKGPEGEEGSEEENEEEEEEIKGGKDEEETTTDSPQDKPSQSYISLISMAILASEEKKLLLCDIYQWIMDNYPYFKSKDKNWRNSVRHNLSLNECFVKAGRSDNGKGHFWAIHPTNFQDFSNGNYHRRRVRRRIRRVTGQLPYALHTPYYPLHRPRGVWCWCCPPAHPLSAAHPLSYVSARIYWSWASLQTRRHPSTLRFNSTT; translated from the exons ATGGAGGACAGAAGCAGCTGCAACAATGACCGGGAGCGCTTGGGAATACGCTTCACCATAGACTACCTGCTGTACAACAAGGACAGTAAGTGTATGAGAGAAGAGCAAAATATTCCCGCAGTGGAGCAGACCCCTCATAGCCTACTGGAGGGCCAGAGTCCTGACATCCTCTCAGTGAGGAAAATTATCAAACCTGGGAGCCCTGAGAAGGGgccagagggagaagaggggtcagaggaggagaatgaagaggaggaggaggagatcaaAGGGGGGAAAGATGAAGAGGAAACCACTACAGACAGCCCACAGGACAAGCCTTCTCAGTCCTACATCTCCCTTATCTCCATGGCCATACTTGCTTCAGAGGAGAAGAAGCTCTTGCTGTGTGACATCTACCAGTGGATCATGGATAACTACCCCTACTTCAAGAGCAAG GATAAGAACTGGAGGAACAGCGTCAGACACAACCTGTCCCTGAACGAGTGCTTTGTGAAGGCTGGTCGGAGTGACAATGGTAAAGGCCATTTCTGGGCCATCCACCCTACTAACTTCCAGGACTTCTCCAATGGAAACTACCATCGCCGCCGGGTTCGCCGCCGGATCCGCAGAGTAACAGGACAGCTCCCCTACGCCCTGCACACACCCTATTACCCCCTCCATAGGCCCAGGGGGGTGTGGTGCTGGTGCTGTCCCCCAGCCCACCCTCTCTCCGCAGCCCACCCTCTGTCCTACGTCTCAGCCAGGATCTATTGGAGCTGGGCCAGCCTGCAGACCAGACGACACCCATCCACGCTTCGGTTCAATAGCACCACATAG